DNA sequence from the Paenibacillus physcomitrellae genome:
TTTCCGGATTATTTTGGGGGAAGGTTTCACCCTCCGGGCTTGAGGACCCGGGAATGACCATAGAAGTATAAAATATGGAGCAAAGGAGAGGAGCCTGTCATGAAGGCGTTATCTGTCTTTCTGAAAGACTTGAAATTCGGGGCAAAGAAACCGCTGAATATCATTTCGTTTATTGCCGTTATATTTGTGCCTATTCTGTACAGCGGCATGTTGATTGCGGCCTTCTGGGATCCCTACGGCCATCTTGATAAACTGCCAGTCGCAGTGGTCAATATGGACAAAGGGGCCGAATATGAAGGCGACTCACTGCAGATCGGTTCCGACCTGGTCGATGAACTGAAGGAGAATAAGGATTTTGACTGGAAGTTTGTGAGTGAGCAGGAAGCTGAACAAGGGATTGCCGATAACAAATATTATATGAAGATTACAATCCCGGAAAATTTCTCTTCCCAGGCGACAACCCTGATGGAAGATAATCCCCAGCCGGCTGAGCTGATTTATGAGCCGAATGGCGATTACAACTTCATCGCCGGTCAGATCGGCAATAGTGCCGTCAAGGACATCAAATCGCAGGTCTCCGCGAAAGTCACGGAAGCCTACACAGAAAGCCTGCTGGGCAAAGTTACGGATCTCTCCAGCGGCCTGGCGGATGCCGGCAGCGGAGCGGGAGACATCCATGAGGGAGCCAGCAAGCTGGAGGATGGCACGGCCAAGCTGAAAGAGAATTTAAACAAGCTGGTCAAGGGAACGGACGAACTCAGCAGCGGATTGAGTCCGCTGAGAAGCGGCGTCGACAAGCTGAGCGGCGGAGCGGGCGATCTCAAGAGCGGTACTGCAAATCTGGCGAGCGGCCTGGACCAGCTGAGCGCAGCGCATAAACAGCTTGAGAATGGCACGGTCCAAGCGGTTGACGGTGTGAATCAACTTGCAGACGGCCTGAAGAAAACCCAGGCGGCGGACAGCCAGATTAACCAGGGCATTCATTCTGCGCTGGAAGGCAGCCAGAAGCTGCAGCAAGGCTTGCAAAGCTCGGTCGACAGCACCGATCAATTGGTGCAGGGGGCAAGCGGCGTTGCCCAAGGTCTGGAGCAGCTGCTTAAAGCGAATCCGGAGCTGGCCCAAAATGCGGATGTGCAGAAGCTGCTTGCAACCAGTCAGGCGGTCGCTCAGGGCACTCAGCAGCTGCAGGAAGGCCAGAAGCAGCTGCTGGAAGGCAGCGGTCAGCTGGTAGCCGGCAACGAGCAGCTCGCTTCCGGCAGCGACCAGGTCGTAAGCGGCCAGCAGCAGCTGGTGCAGGGAGCGGCCAAATTGCAGGCCGCAGGTCCGCAGCTGACGCAGGGCATGAGCGAGTTCGGCAAGAAGCTTGCCGAAGCGGCTTCCGGCAGCCATCAGGTTGCGGCCGGAGCAGGCCAGCTTGCAGCGGGAACGACTGCCCTGCAGCAGGGCGTAGCGCAGCTCGGCGGCGGCGTTAGCGCTCTGGCCAGCGGCTCCAAGCAGCTGGATGAAGGGGCGGGCACGCTGAAGAGCGGCATGGCGGATCTGGTCAGCGGATCGGGCGAATTGGCCAGCAAGCTGAACGATGCGGCCGATCAAACCGCTCAAGTGAAGAGCGGCGATGATGTGGTATCGATGTACGCCCAGCCGGTAGACGTGGATGAGAACGACAGCCGGAAGATCAGTAAATATGGTACAGGTATCGCACCTTACTTCTTGTCTCTTGGTTTGTTTGTGGGCGCACTGCTCTCAACGATCATTTTGTCGCTGAGAGGAACGTCTGTAGAGGGCGCTACGGCTTGGCAGCGTTTTGTCAGCCGGTTCCTGACCTTTGGAGCGATGAGCTTGTTCCAGTCGCTTGTTGCGGCGTTTATCGTACACAGCATAGTGGGGCTGGAGGTAGCCAGTGTACCGCGGTTCTACCTGTTCACGTTCATTTGCAGTCTTACCTTTATGATGGTCATTCAGGCCATCGTGACATGGCTGGATCAACCGGGCCGATTCGTGGCGATTCTGCTGCTGATCTTCCAGTTGACAACGAGCGGCGGAACCTTCCCGGTAGAACTGCTTCCGGACTGGATGCAGCCGATTCATCCATGGCTGCCTATGAGCCATTCGGTGGAAGGCTTCAAAGCGGTCATTGCCAGCGGCGATTTCAGCATCATGTGGAG
Encoded proteins:
- a CDS encoding YhgE/Pip domain-containing protein; translation: MKALSVFLKDLKFGAKKPLNIISFIAVIFVPILYSGMLIAAFWDPYGHLDKLPVAVVNMDKGAEYEGDSLQIGSDLVDELKENKDFDWKFVSEQEAEQGIADNKYYMKITIPENFSSQATTLMEDNPQPAELIYEPNGDYNFIAGQIGNSAVKDIKSQVSAKVTEAYTESLLGKVTDLSSGLADAGSGAGDIHEGASKLEDGTAKLKENLNKLVKGTDELSSGLSPLRSGVDKLSGGAGDLKSGTANLASGLDQLSAAHKQLENGTVQAVDGVNQLADGLKKTQAADSQINQGIHSALEGSQKLQQGLQSSVDSTDQLVQGASGVAQGLEQLLKANPELAQNADVQKLLATSQAVAQGTQQLQEGQKQLLEGSGQLVAGNEQLASGSDQVVSGQQQLVQGAAKLQAAGPQLTQGMSEFGKKLAEAASGSHQVAAGAGQLAAGTTALQQGVAQLGGGVSALASGSKQLDEGAGTLKSGMADLVSGSGELASKLNDAADQTAQVKSGDDVVSMYAQPVDVDENDSRKISKYGTGIAPYFLSLGLFVGALLSTIILSLRGTSVEGATAWQRFVSRFLTFGAMSLFQSLVAAFIVHSIVGLEVASVPRFYLFTFICSLTFMMVIQAIVTWLDQPGRFVAILLLIFQLTTSGGTFPVELLPDWMQPIHPWLPMSHSVEGFKAVIASGDFSIMWSQLDLMLIYAVIFAVLTLLYFITHTPRESSVSSNKEQTAASV